One genomic window of Paramormyrops kingsleyae isolate MSU_618 chromosome 22, PKINGS_0.4, whole genome shotgun sequence includes the following:
- the LOC111836819 gene encoding uncharacterized protein isoform X1 — MAATHQADKEKIKQEHEATIRETMVNSAKVFVTTSWDFIHSKMDTERGRRFFKEILHSIFFHCHIYRDTELNRQSINPEEILGETLQSELAVMYPDVFESYTSLLPRRSPFSILLEVVVETMAGRSEIDIRTELEKLNNKMIVHKSGGSSCGNDFCFGATVVSYSYFRSSSLETQKYFGASMSCSGRKATRIFISVACIETWNDNVAHAVCLAAKGHPSITLPDTVYSTAYRLHPPKKGGNNSHEYKELSPCELCLKIFPNVTFSSLHKKDQDKQFWNYGNCAECEAISNLLNGQTSISDETQELNASLEHNLEDLRAKRKNILRGHLNRFNFTVTPEARFYNS, encoded by the exons ATGGCGGCAACACATCAAGCTGA taAGGAGAAGATTAAACAGGAGCATGAGGCAACAATAAGAGAGACCATGGTGAATAGCGCCAAAGTGTTTGTCACAACATCTTGGGATTTCATTCACTCAAAGATGGACACTGAGAGGGGACGTCGCTTCTTTAAAGAG ATTCTACACAGCATCTTCTTCCATTGCCACATTTATAGAGATACAGAACTTAACAGACAAAGCATTAATCCAGAAGAAATTCTAGGTGAAACGCTTCAGTCAGAACTGGCTGTAATGTATCCAGATGTGTTCGAATCGTACACATCCCTGCTGCCCCGTAGATCTCCTTTCTCAATACTGTTGGAAGTG GTTGTCGAAACAATGGCGGGACGAAGTGAAATTGACATTCGGACAGAGCTGGAGAAACTCAATAATAAAATGATCGTTCACAAAAGTGGGGGTAGTTCCTGTGGAAATGACTTTTGTTTTGGGGCCACTGTCGTGAGCTACTCCTATTTTCGCAGTAGTAGTCTGGAAACGCAGAAGTACTTTGGTGCTTCCATGAGTTGCAGTGGGAGGAAGGCAACAAGGATTTTCATTTCTGTGGCCTGCATTGAGACATGGAATGATAACGTGGCCCATGCTGTatgtttggctgccaagggtcATCCGTCAATCACGCTGCCAGATACAGTGTACTCTACAGCTTATCGTCTGCACCCTCCAAAGAAGGGAGGGAATAACAGTCATGAATACAAAGAACTATCACCATGTGAATTGTGCCTCAAAATATTTCcaaatgttacattttcatCATTACACAAAAAAGACCAAGATAAGCAGTTCTGGAATTATGGCAATTGTGCTGAATGTGAGGCCATCAGTAACCTTCTGAATGGACAGACCAGTATAAGTGATGAGACACAGGAGCTGAATGCCAGCTTGGAGCATAATCTCGAGGACCTGCGTGCAAAACGAAAAAATATACTGAGAGGGCATCTGAATAGATTCAATTTTACGGTAACCCCAGAGGCCAGATTTTATAATTCATAA
- the LOC111836819 gene encoding uncharacterized protein isoform X2, whose protein sequence is MAVAIKSSPVSKRHNIRDYGKSSEYGDRKCVEEFCAMVRDSKELPKLVKKYNGFEINLKKPKGYAVRITDLDGTVYWGRDEMLESWSHLYLNESTEMVVIGAIDNFPSLAEGLQLIVLVDSLGKVYFYENEVLHLIAESLKDFFEEGARSPPIKSYEYGQCL, encoded by the exons ATGGCCGTCGCTATCAAAAGTAGCCCTGTCAGCAAGAG aCACAACATACGGGATTATGGGAAGAGTAGTGAATATGGTGATCGTAAATGTGTGGAAGAATTCTGCGCAATGG TCAGAGATTCAAAGGAGCTTCCTAAGCTGGTGAAGAAATACAACGGGTTTGAAATCAAtctaaagaaaccaaaaggCTATGCAGTCAGAATCACAGACCTGGATGGAACCGTCTACTGGGGAAGAGATGAGATGCTGGAGAGCTGGAGTCACCTGTACCTTAATGAGTCAACGGAGATGGTCGTCATTGGTGCCATCGATAACTTCCCTTCCTTGGCAGAGGGGCTGCAGCTCATCGTGCTGGTAGACAGCCTGGGCAAAGTCTACTTCTATGAGAACGAGGTCCTGCATCTTATAGCTGAAAGTTTGAAAGACTTCTTCGAGGAGGGTGCGAGGTCTCCTCCCATTAAGAGCTATGAATATGGACAGTGCCTGTAA